Proteins from one Triticum aestivum cultivar Chinese Spring chromosome 7A, IWGSC CS RefSeq v2.1, whole genome shotgun sequence genomic window:
- the LOC123149328 gene encoding ubiquitin-conjugating enzyme E2 22: protein MASMATNENLPPTVIRQLAKELKNLDDSPPEGIKVIVNDDDFATIFADIEGPAGTPYENGIFRMKLILSRDFPQSPPKGFFTTKIFHPNIATSGEICVNTLKKDWNPSLGLRHVLLVVRCLLIEPFPESALNEQAGKLLLENYEEYARHARLYTSIHALRPKNKSKSGAISESMTALNKGQPHTVLAPISTSTGTKAFGPNSQDRNAAPSAVSGGAPAAPRKDGPLAVKVPVDKKKMDARKKSLKRL from the exons ATGGCTTCCATG GCGACCAACGAGAACCTCCCACCAACTGTCATCAGGCAATTGGCTAAAGAACTGAAGAACCTTGATGACTCACCTCCAGAAGGGATCAAAGTTATTGTTAATGACGATGACTTCGCCACTATTTTTGCTGATATTGAGGGCCCTG CTGGAACCCCATATGAGAATGGAATATTCCGGATGAAGCTAATATTATCTCGTGACTTCCCTCAGTCACCTCCAAAAG GGTTTTTCACGACTAAAATTTTCCATCCAAATATTGCAACTAGTGGTGAGATATGTGTTAACACATTGAAGAAGGATTGGAATCCTAGCCTTGGATTAAGGCATGTTCTGCTG GTAGTGAGATGCCTCCTGATTGAGCCATTTCCTGAATCTGCCCTGAATGAACAAGCTGGGAAGTTGCTGCTTGAGAACTATGAGGAGTATGCACGGCATGCCAG GCTATATACCAGTATCCATGCTCTCAGACCCAAGAATAAGTCCAAGAGTGGAGCTATCTCTGAGTCAATGACAGCTCTGAATAAGGGCCAGCCTCATACTGTTCTTGCACCAATATCGACCTCTACCGGCACAAAAGCATTTGGCCCAAATTCACAGGATCGGAACGCTGCCCCTTCTGCTGTCTCAGGTGGAGCACCGGCAGCGCCCAGGAAGGACGGGCCACTGGCCGTGAAAGTCCCCGTCGATAAGAAGAAGATGGATGCGAGGAAGAAGAGTTTGAAGAGATTATAA
- the LOC123153734 gene encoding uncharacterized protein, translated as RAASRGRRHAGARARWRPLPRPGVSEPTAPAAAAKAGEVARVLVSALLALATGVKAPAPAYPSVLQACSQPASQPREQSGAPDQHRTLRFAAPGEGGEGVDMEGSSAASASASMGAAARAARAGAKVCGKEEKVVGVQKAPGSCPYCGGGVVATDVEAKWVLCFLPLCLKNKRRFACTACARRLVTYPAIVQD; from the coding sequence CGGGCGGCGTCCCGCGGTAGGCGCCACGCGGGCGCGCGCGCGCGCTGGCGGCCACTGCCACGGCCGGGTGTCAGTGAACCAACCGCACCAGCAGCGGCAGCAAAAGCCGGAGAGGTAGCTCGCGTGTTGGTGAGTGCGTTACTCGCCCTCGCCACCGGCGTTAAAGCCCCCGCGCCCGCATATCCATCCGTCTTGCAGGCTtgtagccagccagccagccagccaagaGAGCAGAGCGGCGCTCCTGACCAGCACCGCACCCTTCGATTTGCGGCGCCGGGCGAGGGGGGAGAAGGGGTCGACATGGAGGGGTcgtcggcggcgtcggcgtcggcgtcgatgggggcggcggcgcgggcggcgcgggcggggGCGAAGGTGTGCGGCAAGGAGGAGAAGGTGGTGGGCGTGCAGAAGGCGCCGGGGAGCTGCCCGTactgcggcggcggggtggtggccACGGACGTGGAGGCCAAGTGGGTGCTCTGCTTCCTGCCGCTCTGCCTCAAGAACAAGCGCAGGTTCGCCTGCACCGCCTGCGCCCGCCGCCTCGTCACCTACCCCGCCATTGTCCAGGACTAG